A single window of Colletes latitarsis isolate SP2378_abdomen chromosome 4, iyColLati1, whole genome shotgun sequence DNA harbors:
- the LOC143341211 gene encoding uncharacterized protein LOC143341211, translating into MHQRGYIKDLLERFGMSNCKPVSTPLDLNRKLRKETENSGEYHKDLPFRELLGSLMYLAVATRPDIAHAVGALSQFNNCFNKTHWVEAKRVLRYLKGTSDVGLRYEASGAPINGYADADWGNCTEDRKSFTGYCFNLAGAAISWVSKKQKTDALSSVEAEYMSMSEAAKEAIYLQRFFSELGFESKSKINLYCDNQGAIRLAENPVFHNRTKHIDVRHHFVRNVLKEKEIKIKYIPTGEMIADLRKDYRVRNIKRCPKGLD; encoded by the coding sequence ATGCACCAGCGAGGTTATATAAAAGACCTACTGGAACGTTTTGGTATGTCAAATTGTAAACCAGTATCGACTCCGTTAGACTTAAATAGAAAGCTGCGAAAAGAAACTGAAAATTCGGGCGAATATCATAAAGATTTGCCGTTTCGCGAACTATTAGGTTCACTTATGTACCTGGCAGTTGCTACTAGACCCGACATAGCCCACGCGGTTGGCGCGCTAAGCCAATTTAACAATTGCTTCAACAAAACTCATTGGGTTGAAGCGAAGCGTGTTTTGCGTTATTTAAAGGGTACCTCCGACGTAGGCCTTAGATACGAAGCCAGCGGCGCGCCAATAAATGGATACGCGGACGCCGACTGGGGAAATTGTACGGAGGATCGAAAATCCTTCACGGGATATTGTTTTAATCTCGCAGGTGCCGCGATTTCTTGGGTATCCAAGAAACAAAAAACAGATGCTCTCTCCTCCGTTGAGGCGGAGTATATGAGCATGAGCGAGGCCGCAAAAGAGGCCATATACTTGCAGCGTTTTTTCTCCGAATTAGGTTTCGAATCAAAATCGAAAATCAATTTATATTGCGACAATCAAGGTGCGATTAGGCTCGCGGAAAATCCTGTATTTCACAATCGTACGAAACACATCGATGTAAGGCATCATTTCGTCCGTAACGTTTTGAAAGAGAAagagataaaaataaaatacataccAACTGGCGAAATGATTGCCGATTTACGAAAGGACTACCGGGTCCGAAACATAAAGAGATGTCCAAAAGGCTTGGATTAG